One part of the Granulicella arctica genome encodes these proteins:
- a CDS encoding DUF6496 domain-containing protein, whose translation MATKTVAKKASAKKTSSGRKYGPAASKSVEREMKAMKQGKLKSGRSGKTVTDPKQAIAIGLSEARKAGAKVPPPKQ comes from the coding sequence ATGGCGACGAAGACGGTGGCTAAGAAGGCTTCGGCGAAGAAGACTTCATCTGGGCGTAAGTATGGTCCTGCGGCGAGCAAGAGCGTTGAGCGCGAGATGAAGGCGATGAAGCAGGGGAAGTTGAAGAGCGGACGCAGCGGCAAGACGGTGACGGATCCGAAGCAGGCGATTGCGATCGGCTTGTCCGAGGCTCGCAAGGCGGGCGCAAAGGTTCCTCCTCCGAAGCAGTAG
- the gatB gene encoding Asp-tRNA(Asn)/Glu-tRNA(Gln) amidotransferase subunit GatB: protein MSTMTALSPEILAKYQPVIGLEVHVQLLTASKAFCGCVNQYGGEPNTHVCPTCLGLPGALPVLNRKAVEFAVLAAKAIHCEIRETSVFSRKNYFYPDSPKGYQISQFDKPIAENGYIDVLDAAGASKRIGVTRLHMEEDAGKSVHDGFADSVSKTYIDLNRCGTPLVEIVSEPDLRSADEVFEYLTKLKEILLYTGVSDCNMEEGSLRCDANVSVMLKGAKEYGTKAEVKNVNSFRYIRAAVEYEIERQIGVIEDGGRVVQESRLWNNAEGRTYSMRSKEQAHDYRYFPEPDLPPLVVGAEWQAEILKNLPELPEARRARMIAEYEISAQDAATLTATREFADRFEAGAKKAKSPKRVAALLTSELTMRLRLAGLEQEQSPVSMEGIVLAADLAESGELSSKMLKQLLDTCFAESKDFPEVYERDKPKQISDTGAIEAMIDEVIAANPKQVEQYRGGKKTVSAFFVGQVMKLSKGQANPALLNELVVKKLDN from the coding sequence ATGTCCACTATGACAGCACTATCGCCTGAGATTCTTGCCAAGTACCAACCTGTGATCGGGTTGGAGGTCCATGTTCAGCTTCTGACTGCCTCGAAGGCGTTTTGCGGGTGCGTCAACCAGTATGGCGGTGAGCCGAATACGCATGTGTGTCCGACGTGTCTTGGATTGCCGGGAGCGTTGCCGGTGTTGAACCGTAAGGCGGTCGAGTTTGCGGTGCTGGCGGCGAAGGCGATTCATTGCGAGATTCGGGAGACGAGTGTGTTCTCGCGGAAGAACTACTTCTATCCGGACTCGCCGAAGGGGTATCAGATCTCGCAGTTCGATAAGCCGATTGCGGAGAATGGCTATATCGATGTCCTCGATGCGGCTGGCGCGTCGAAGCGGATTGGCGTGACGCGGCTGCACATGGAAGAGGATGCGGGCAAGAGTGTGCATGATGGGTTTGCGGACTCGGTGTCGAAGACGTACATCGATTTGAACCGCTGCGGGACGCCGCTGGTGGAGATTGTGAGCGAGCCGGACCTGCGCTCGGCGGATGAGGTCTTCGAGTACCTGACGAAGCTGAAGGAGATTCTGCTGTACACGGGCGTGAGCGACTGCAACATGGAAGAGGGTTCGCTGCGCTGCGATGCCAATGTGAGCGTGATGCTGAAGGGTGCGAAGGAGTATGGGACCAAGGCTGAAGTGAAGAACGTCAACAGCTTCCGGTACATTCGCGCGGCGGTGGAGTATGAGATTGAGCGGCAGATCGGCGTGATCGAAGATGGCGGTCGCGTGGTGCAGGAGTCGCGGCTGTGGAACAACGCCGAGGGACGGACGTACTCGATGCGCTCGAAGGAGCAGGCGCATGACTACCGGTATTTTCCGGAGCCGGACCTTCCTCCGTTGGTGGTGGGCGCGGAGTGGCAGGCGGAGATTCTGAAGAATCTGCCTGAGCTTCCTGAGGCGCGTCGGGCGCGGATGATTGCGGAGTATGAGATCAGTGCGCAGGATGCGGCTACGCTGACGGCGACGCGGGAGTTTGCGGACCGGTTTGAGGCGGGCGCGAAGAAGGCGAAGAGTCCGAAGCGGGTTGCGGCGCTGCTGACGAGCGAACTGACGATGCGGTTGCGGCTGGCGGGGCTGGAGCAGGAGCAGTCGCCGGTGTCGATGGAAGGGATTGTGCTGGCGGCGGATCTGGCGGAGTCAGGCGAGCTGTCGAGCAAGATGCTGAAGCAGTTGCTGGATACGTGTTTTGCGGAGAGCAAGGACTTTCCTGAGGTGTATGAGCGGGACAAGCCGAAGCAGATCTCGGATACGGGCGCGATTGAGGCGATGATCGACGAGGTGATTGCAGCGAATCCGAAGCAGGTGGAGCAGTATCGGGGCGGCAAGAAGACAGTCTCGGCGTTCTTTGTGGGACAGGTGATGAAGCTGTCGAAGGGACAGGCGAATCCGGCGCTGCTGAATGAGCTGGTGGTGAAGAAGCTGGATAACTAG
- a CDS encoding DUF6338 family protein: MPTSIVALEILLILLPGFAAAYLVQLLALRGSQTDFDKVIEACLYSFLIYATYVLFTHGTLPFDVIPPKAPSTDYFIQWHRARLLGLAAITFCFAVGGAVYVNRDGNWLFQKLKLTERTARRSIWNDIFQREAKKNQVVQVELGDGRSILGLLSYYSDASEDCSVYVTQASWVDKDGNVIPIPGPGILITKNASIQSISLLDN; the protein is encoded by the coding sequence ATGCCTACGAGCATTGTCGCGCTCGAGATATTGCTCATCCTGCTGCCTGGGTTTGCGGCCGCGTACCTTGTTCAGCTACTGGCCTTACGGGGCAGCCAGACCGATTTTGACAAGGTTATCGAGGCTTGTCTCTATAGCTTCCTCATCTACGCAACGTATGTGCTTTTCACGCATGGAACGCTGCCGTTTGATGTCATCCCTCCCAAAGCGCCTTCGACCGATTATTTTATTCAGTGGCACAGGGCCAGATTGCTCGGGCTTGCGGCGATCACGTTCTGCTTCGCGGTTGGTGGAGCAGTCTATGTAAACCGCGATGGAAACTGGCTGTTTCAGAAGCTGAAGTTGACGGAGCGGACTGCACGGCGTTCGATCTGGAATGACATTTTTCAGCGAGAGGCCAAGAAGAACCAGGTGGTCCAGGTTGAGTTGGGAGATGGGCGCAGCATTCTGGGGCTTCTCAGCTACTACTCGGATGCCTCAGAGGATTGTTCGGTTTATGTGACGCAGGCATCGTGGGTCGATAAGGACGGGAATGTGATCCCGATTCCGGGGCCTGGAATACTGATCACGAAGAACGCGAGTATCCAGAGCATCAGCCTGCTAGATAATTAG
- a CDS encoding formate/nitrite transporter family protein: MAFHLRRRMPAPRPAAPDAQKNLERPSAQDIYEQVANNARQELGRSTVSLIISGLAGGIFMGLSALGTAIALSMLGTSKPAEFIAKMFYPIGFIVVILGRSQLFTENTLYPVALVLAEKKHFWHTMRLWAAVLPSNIVGALAFASLASLTNAISPNVVQSLSQLGLDAIHHPPATIFWSGVMGGWIIATVAWLVSGSHSITGSVIIIWLLAFVVGLGNFAHCIAASGEVFAAILTGHAPWIAFPTWFLPAVSGNICGGVGMVTLLEYGQVIYGGDAEAEAIPSPQEKEASEPV, from the coding sequence ATGGCCTTCCATCTCCGCCGCCGCATGCCCGCCCCGCGACCCGCCGCGCCCGATGCTCAGAAGAACCTCGAGCGCCCCAGCGCCCAGGACATCTACGAGCAGGTAGCCAACAACGCCCGCCAGGAGCTCGGCCGCTCCACCGTCTCCCTCATCATCTCCGGCCTCGCCGGAGGCATCTTCATGGGCCTCTCCGCGCTCGGGACAGCGATCGCCCTCTCCATGCTCGGCACCTCCAAACCCGCCGAATTCATCGCCAAGATGTTCTACCCCATCGGCTTCATCGTGGTCATCCTCGGCCGCTCCCAGCTCTTCACCGAAAACACCCTCTATCCCGTCGCCCTCGTCCTCGCCGAAAAGAAGCACTTCTGGCACACCATGCGCCTCTGGGCCGCCGTCCTGCCCTCGAACATCGTCGGCGCACTCGCCTTCGCCTCCCTCGCCTCGCTCACCAACGCCATCAGCCCGAACGTCGTCCAGTCCCTCTCACAGCTAGGCCTCGACGCCATCCATCATCCGCCCGCAACCATCTTCTGGAGCGGCGTCATGGGCGGCTGGATCATCGCCACCGTCGCCTGGCTCGTCTCCGGATCGCACTCCATCACCGGCTCCGTCATCATCATCTGGCTGCTCGCCTTCGTCGTCGGCCTCGGCAACTTCGCCCACTGCATCGCCGCCAGCGGAGAGGTCTTCGCCGCCATCCTCACCGGCCACGCTCCATGGATCGCCTTCCCCACATGGTTCCTCCCCGCCGTCTCCGGCAACATCTGCGGCGGCGTCGGCATGGTCACCCTCCTCGAATACGGACAGGTCATCTACGGAGGCGACGCCGAAGCCGAAGCCATTCCTTCCCCGCAAGAGAAGGAAGCCTCAGAACCTGTTTAA
- a CDS encoding zinc-dependent alcohol dehydrogenase family protein: MSAETVTIVRFHQLGGPEVLQLDELALPEPGEGEVRLRVKAIGLNRAEVMFRQGKYLYQPELPSLLGYEASGIVEAVGPNVDPTWLGKIASTVPSFHLTRYGVYGEVAIVPATALAEYPASLSFEEGTSIWMQYITAYGALIPAAKLTKGDFVLITAASSSVGLAAIEIAKAEGAISIATTRTSAKKTELLSFGADHVIATEEEDLVARVHEITGGKGARVVFDPIAGKGLETLAAATAVQGIIVEYGALAPEPTPFPLFASLSKQLTIRGYTLFEIVTQPELFTAAKKYVFDHLASGDLKPRIDKTFPLAEIVAAHRYMESNAQIGKIVVTV, translated from the coding sequence ATGTCCGCAGAAACCGTAACGATCGTCCGCTTCCACCAGCTTGGTGGTCCCGAAGTCCTCCAACTCGATGAACTCGCCCTGCCCGAACCCGGCGAAGGCGAGGTCCGCCTCCGCGTCAAAGCCATCGGCCTCAACCGCGCCGAGGTCATGTTCCGCCAGGGCAAATATCTCTACCAGCCCGAGCTCCCCTCGCTGTTAGGCTACGAAGCCTCCGGCATCGTCGAAGCCGTCGGCCCCAACGTCGATCCCACCTGGCTCGGCAAGATCGCCAGCACCGTCCCCTCCTTCCATCTCACCCGCTACGGCGTCTACGGCGAGGTCGCCATCGTCCCCGCAACCGCGCTCGCCGAGTACCCAGCCAGCCTCTCCTTCGAGGAAGGCACCTCCATCTGGATGCAGTACATCACCGCCTACGGCGCACTCATCCCCGCCGCCAAGCTCACCAAAGGCGACTTCGTCCTCATCACCGCAGCCAGCAGCAGCGTCGGCCTCGCCGCCATCGAGATCGCCAAGGCCGAAGGTGCCATAAGCATCGCGACCACCCGCACCTCCGCCAAAAAAACCGAGCTGCTCTCCTTCGGTGCAGACCACGTCATCGCCACCGAAGAGGAAGACCTCGTCGCCCGCGTTCACGAGATCACCGGTGGCAAAGGAGCACGCGTCGTCTTCGATCCCATCGCTGGCAAGGGCCTCGAAACCCTCGCCGCTGCAACCGCCGTCCAAGGCATCATCGTCGAGTACGGCGCGCTCGCCCCCGAACCAACGCCCTTCCCGCTCTTCGCCTCCCTCAGCAAGCAACTGACCATCCGTGGCTACACCCTCTTCGAGATCGTCACCCAACCCGAGCTCTTCACCGCCGCAAAGAAGTACGTCTTCGACCACCTCGCCTCAGGCGACCTCAAGCCACGCATCGACAAAACCTTCCCACTCGCCGAGATCGTCGCCGCTCACCGCTACATGGAGTCCAACGCGCAGATCGGCAAGATCGTCGTCACTGTTTAG
- the mfd gene encoding transcription-repair coupling factor yields MVLPFVRELLADLEHSEAFERVRRHLSGGTGRRRVSGLTATARALYLPLFVRASNAPAVMIVADNKAAEALHAAVLSACELTGALPAESVLRLPGHDVLPFENLSPHLEIQEHRAATLWKIATGQARLVIAPLEAACMHLFPRDYYRALALHLKVGEEYLPDMLVEHCLSVGYTRVDVVEMPGQVTLRGGILDVYSPEMDRPIRIDFFDDEIESIRKFDPETQRSSSHLDEALLLPLTETPVTEKLLTAINARLTRAGAAGAALEGGEEPVELQTHVSTRTGEATVFPGWEFFAPVAGANLTLLDLLNASGPAPRVFIEEPSMVRNQGERWWNKVEQRHDRSGIGNLVRPEDIYLSPWDLDDRLRKFCGCELDQLGLVDVLDADRSDLSEVDFATRPTQRFHGSIPALIDQLKLLMNQDARILLTAPNQGEVERLAGLLQEYQIPYRLGSRSEAPGSTTVYSESSYLAGDLRTPVIVKTAIAAGVQVLDLDKATARQIVLFGAQDLIDDADVSTRPARRSKSKTSAFISDFRDLTVGDYVVHVEHGISQYCGLRVIEENDQPPLELMILEFADEAKLYVPLTRLDLIQKYRSTDTGPAPQLSKLGTQAWQKTTARIKKAMADMTGELLILYAQRKAAQGTPFSPDTNMQREFEDAFDFNETDDQLSAIADIKQDMESTQPMDRLLCGDVGYGKTEVAMRAAFKAVQDSKQVAVLTPTTVLSFQHYESFKKRFANFPVNIEMISRFRTAKEQKVILEKAEEGKIDILIGTHRVLSKDLKFQDLGLLVVDEEQRFGVRHKERLKQMRAAIDVLSMSATPIPRTLHMSLIGLRDMSVIETPPKDRMAIQTIVAKFDEKLVRTAIEMELERGGQIYFVHNRVETIYDIATMIREQVPSARVVIGHGQLPEAELERVMLAFMNHEYDILVATSIIENGLDIPLANTIIINRADRHGLSELYQLRGRVGRSNRRAYAYLLIPPEKELTEIARRRLAALKEFSDLGAGFKIAALDLELRGAGNMLGGEQSGHIEAIGFEMYTTMLEEAVRKMKGEDKPAHEGTVLNLGISLRIDSEYIPEENQRLRMYKRIAGAETAAALAEVRDELQDRYGTPPEAVLNLLSAGEIRLHCEQLGIAQLDRERTQIEQGKTKTFVEMLHIKFAEQKSGGAPATAPGVAPARERTIDPGILMKLVSRNAKKGAQFTPQGVLRWPLTSAKAEDVLSETRALLDSLDPHRQGS; encoded by the coding sequence ATGGTCCTTCCCTTCGTCCGCGAGCTGCTCGCGGACCTCGAGCACTCAGAAGCCTTCGAACGCGTCCGACGCCATCTCAGCGGCGGAACGGGGCGAAGACGTGTCTCCGGACTCACCGCCACCGCTCGCGCTCTCTATCTTCCACTCTTCGTCCGCGCCTCCAACGCCCCGGCCGTCATGATCGTCGCCGACAACAAGGCCGCCGAGGCCCTTCACGCCGCCGTCCTCAGCGCCTGCGAGCTCACCGGAGCCCTCCCCGCCGAGTCCGTCCTTCGACTCCCCGGCCACGACGTCCTCCCCTTCGAAAACCTCTCCCCGCACCTCGAGATCCAGGAGCATCGCGCCGCCACGCTCTGGAAGATCGCCACCGGCCAGGCACGCCTCGTCATCGCACCCCTCGAAGCCGCCTGCATGCATCTCTTCCCGCGCGACTACTACCGCGCCCTCGCCCTGCACCTCAAAGTCGGCGAAGAGTACCTCCCCGACATGCTCGTCGAGCACTGCCTCTCCGTCGGCTACACCCGCGTCGATGTCGTCGAGATGCCCGGCCAGGTCACCCTTCGCGGCGGCATCCTCGACGTCTACTCACCCGAGATGGATCGTCCCATCCGCATCGACTTCTTCGACGACGAGATCGAGTCCATCCGCAAATTCGACCCCGAGACCCAGCGCTCCAGCTCCCACCTCGACGAAGCCCTGCTCCTCCCACTCACCGAAACCCCGGTCACCGAAAAGCTCCTCACCGCCATCAACGCCCGCCTCACCCGCGCCGGAGCAGCAGGTGCAGCCCTCGAAGGCGGCGAAGAGCCCGTCGAGCTTCAAACCCACGTCAGCACACGCACCGGTGAAGCCACCGTCTTCCCCGGATGGGAGTTCTTCGCCCCCGTCGCCGGAGCCAACCTCACCCTCCTCGATCTCCTCAACGCCTCCGGCCCCGCGCCCCGCGTCTTCATCGAAGAACCCAGCATGGTCCGCAACCAGGGCGAGCGCTGGTGGAACAAGGTCGAGCAGCGCCACGACCGCTCCGGCATCGGCAACCTCGTCCGCCCCGAAGACATCTACCTCTCCCCGTGGGACCTCGACGACCGCCTCCGCAAGTTCTGCGGCTGCGAGCTCGATCAGCTCGGCCTCGTCGATGTCCTCGACGCCGACCGCAGCGACCTCTCCGAAGTCGACTTCGCCACCCGTCCCACGCAGCGCTTCCATGGCAGCATCCCCGCGCTCATCGACCAGCTCAAGCTCCTCATGAACCAGGACGCCCGCATCCTCCTCACCGCACCGAACCAGGGCGAGGTCGAGCGCCTCGCCGGGCTCTTACAGGAGTACCAAATTCCCTATCGCCTAGGCTCGCGCAGCGAAGCCCCCGGCAGCACCACCGTCTACAGCGAGTCCAGCTACCTCGCCGGCGATCTCCGCACTCCAGTCATCGTCAAGACCGCCATCGCCGCCGGCGTGCAAGTCCTCGACCTCGACAAAGCCACCGCCCGCCAGATCGTCCTCTTCGGCGCGCAGGACCTCATCGACGACGCCGACGTCAGCACCCGCCCCGCGCGTCGCAGCAAATCCAAAACCTCTGCCTTCATCTCCGACTTCCGTGATCTGACGGTAGGGGATTACGTGGTGCATGTAGAGCACGGCATCTCCCAATACTGTGGCCTACGCGTTATTGAAGAAAACGACCAGCCACCGCTCGAGTTGATGATCCTCGAGTTCGCCGACGAGGCCAAGCTCTACGTTCCGCTCACGCGCCTCGACCTCATCCAGAAGTACCGCTCCACCGACACCGGCCCCGCGCCCCAGCTCAGCAAGCTAGGCACCCAGGCATGGCAGAAGACCACGGCCCGCATCAAGAAGGCCATGGCCGACATGACCGGCGAGCTGCTCATCCTCTACGCGCAGCGCAAAGCCGCTCAGGGCACGCCGTTCTCCCCAGACACCAACATGCAGCGCGAGTTCGAAGACGCCTTCGACTTCAACGAGACCGACGACCAGCTCTCCGCCATCGCCGACATCAAGCAGGACATGGAATCCACGCAACCCATGGACCGGCTGTTATGTGGAGACGTGGGCTATGGAAAAACCGAAGTCGCCATGCGCGCCGCCTTCAAGGCCGTGCAGGATTCAAAGCAAGTCGCCGTCCTCACCCCCACAACCGTCCTCTCCTTCCAACACTACGAGTCCTTCAAGAAGCGCTTTGCCAACTTCCCCGTCAACATCGAGATGATCTCCCGCTTCCGCACCGCGAAGGAACAAAAAGTCATCCTCGAAAAAGCCGAAGAGGGCAAGATCGACATCCTCATCGGTACCCACCGCGTGCTCTCGAAGGACCTCAAGTTCCAGGACCTCGGCCTGCTCGTCGTCGATGAAGAACAACGCTTCGGCGTCCGCCACAAAGAGCGTCTCAAGCAGATGCGCGCCGCCATCGACGTCCTCTCCATGTCCGCCACGCCCATCCCGCGCACGCTGCACATGTCGCTCATCGGCCTCCGCGACATGTCCGTCATTGAGACGCCGCCCAAAGACCGCATGGCCATCCAGACCATCGTCGCCAAGTTCGACGAGAAGCTCGTCCGCACCGCCATCGAGATGGAGCTCGAGCGCGGCGGCCAGATCTACTTCGTCCACAATCGCGTCGAAACCATCTACGACATCGCCACCATGATCCGCGAGCAGGTCCCCTCAGCCCGCGTCGTCATCGGCCACGGCCAGCTCCCCGAAGCCGAGCTTGAGCGCGTCATGCTCGCCTTCATGAACCACGAGTACGACATCCTCGTCGCCACCAGCATCATCGAAAACGGCCTCGACATCCCCCTCGCCAACACCATCATCATCAACCGCGCCGACCGCCACGGCCTCAGCGAGCTCTACCAACTCCGGGGCCGCGTAGGCCGCAGCAACCGCCGCGCCTACGCCTACCTCCTCATCCCGCCCGAGAAAGAGCTCACCGAGATCGCCCGCCGCCGCCTCGCCGCCCTCAAAGAGTTCTCCGACCTCGGCGCAGGCTTCAAGATCGCCGCGCTCGACCTCGAACTCCGAGGCGCAGGCAACATGCTCGGCGGCGAACAGTCCGGACACATCGAGGCCATCGGCTTCGAGATGTACACCACCATGCTCGAAGAGGCCGTCCGCAAGATGAAGGGCGAGGACAAACCAGCCCACGAAGGCACCGTCCTCAACCTCGGCATCTCCCTCCGCATCGACAGCGAGTATATCCCCGAAGAGAACCAGCGTCTCCGCATGTACAAGCGCATCGCCGGAGCCGAAACTGCTGCCGCCCTCGCCGAGGTCCGCGACGAGCTGCAAGACCGCTATGGCACCCCACCCGAAGCCGTCCTCAACCTCCTTAGCGCCGGCGAGATTCGCCTCCACTGCGAACAGCTCGGCATCGCCCAGCTCGACCGCGAGCGTACCCAGATCGAGCAGGGCAAAACAAAAACATTCGTCGAGATGCTCCACATCAAATTCGCCGAGCAAAAGTCCGGCGGAGCACCCGCTACCGCCCCCGGAGTCGCTCCCGCACGCGAACGCACCATCGATCCTGGCATCCTCATGAAGCTCGTCAGCCGCAACGCCAAAAAAGGTGCTCAGTTCACCCCCCAAGGCGTCCTCCGCTGGCCCCTTACCTCCGCCAAAGCCGAAGATGTCCTGAGCGAAACCCGCGCCCTCCTCGACTCCCTCGACCCCCATCGCCAAGGCTCGTAA
- a CDS encoding cupin domain-containing protein, with protein sequence MTVTFLQSRHETNGCLDAFEVTLPPHVGSLVPRFHRDYEETVLGIDGITTWTVEGRQIQVCPGEQLVIPPGALHAFINLHEQAARVLCIHTPGIIGPEYFDELALVMEADGPTDYAAVGAVMARYGIIPATF encoded by the coding sequence ATGACCGTCACCTTCCTCCAGAGCCGTCACGAAACCAACGGCTGCCTTGACGCCTTTGAGGTCACGCTCCCCCCGCACGTAGGCAGCCTCGTCCCACGCTTCCACCGCGACTATGAGGAGACCGTCCTCGGCATCGACGGCATCACCACCTGGACCGTCGAAGGAAGGCAGATCCAGGTCTGCCCCGGTGAGCAACTCGTCATCCCGCCCGGCGCACTCCACGCCTTTATCAACCTGCACGAGCAGGCAGCACGCGTCCTCTGCATCCACACCCCAGGCATCATCGGTCCAGAATACTTCGATGAGCTCGCCTTGGTCATGGAGGCCGACGGCCCCACCGACTATGCCGCCGTCGGCGCAGTCATGGCCCGCTATGGCATCATTCCCGCAACATTCTAG
- a CDS encoding DUF885 domain-containing protein produces MAAPASAQRVSADGAPQTFNFLTDQYFTDVYFHFSPTSGTAAGLHQYDTQLEDYSAASVQKQIAALHSYEKKIEAIEPSALDASVAADRDILLNSIKSNLLTLEVIRPWEKNPDNYSSGITGSIFVLMERPFAPVNTRLRAAVEREKLMPQVLLEARKNLKNPPKIYTEIALEQIDGLVSFFQTDVPSAFADATDAQAKADFAKSNAAVIEALKSYGAWMKTDLLPRSNGEYKFGADTFAKKLQYDEMVDIPLDHLLEIAYADLHKNQAEFARVAKEVDPTKTPQQVLAELATIHPAPDKLLQAFQDQFAGLIDYIQAHSIITIPSKVEPTLEETPPFMRATTQASMDPPGAFETHSTKAYFNVTLPEKDWTPAHIAEHMAAFNVGTITSTAVHEAYPGHYVQFLWQPEFPSKIRKLLGANTNIEGWAHYCEQMMLDEGYLPTGTAPGSREAKLIRLGQLQDALLRDARFVVSIRLHTGVGGPFTIDQAAQFFVTEGYQSPSIGMVETKRGTSDATYLYYTLGKLEIMQLRADVKAKQGSAFNLQNFHDDFMRQGFAPVKVIRKAMLHNDTPVL; encoded by the coding sequence ATGGCCGCACCTGCATCTGCCCAGCGCGTCTCCGCCGACGGAGCTCCCCAGACCTTCAACTTCCTCACCGATCAGTACTTCACCGACGTCTACTTCCACTTCTCCCCCACCTCCGGAACCGCTGCGGGCCTGCACCAGTACGACACCCAGCTCGAGGACTACAGCGCCGCCAGCGTCCAGAAACAGATCGCAGCGCTGCACAGCTATGAGAAGAAGATCGAGGCCATCGAACCCTCTGCCCTCGACGCCAGCGTCGCCGCCGACCGCGACATCCTCCTCAACAGCATCAAGTCCAATCTGCTGACCCTCGAGGTCATCCGCCCCTGGGAGAAGAATCCCGACAACTACTCCTCCGGCATCACCGGTTCCATCTTCGTCCTCATGGAGCGCCCCTTCGCCCCCGTCAACACCCGCCTGCGTGCGGCCGTCGAGCGCGAAAAGCTCATGCCGCAGGTCCTCCTCGAAGCCCGCAAAAACCTGAAGAATCCTCCCAAGATCTACACCGAGATCGCCCTCGAGCAGATCGACGGCCTCGTCAGCTTCTTCCAGACCGACGTCCCCTCCGCCTTCGCCGACGCCACCGACGCCCAGGCTAAAGCCGACTTCGCCAAGTCCAACGCCGCCGTCATCGAAGCCCTCAAGAGCTACGGCGCATGGATGAAGACCGACCTGCTCCCCCGCTCCAACGGCGAGTACAAGTTCGGCGCGGACACCTTCGCCAAAAAGCTCCAGTACGACGAGATGGTCGACATCCCGCTCGACCACCTCCTCGAGATCGCCTACGCCGACCTGCATAAGAATCAGGCCGAGTTCGCCCGCGTCGCCAAAGAGGTTGATCCCACCAAGACCCCGCAGCAGGTCCTCGCCGAGCTCGCCACCATCCACCCCGCCCCGGACAAGCTCCTCCAGGCATTTCAAGACCAGTTCGCCGGCCTGATCGACTACATCCAGGCCCACAGCATCATCACCATCCCCTCCAAGGTCGAGCCCACCCTCGAAGAGACGCCACCCTTCATGCGCGCCACCACGCAGGCTTCAATGGACCCTCCCGGCGCCTTCGAAACCCATTCAACGAAGGCCTATTTCAACGTCACCCTCCCTGAAAAGGACTGGACCCCAGCTCACATCGCTGAGCACATGGCCGCCTTCAACGTCGGCACCATCACCAGCACCGCCGTCCACGAGGCCTACCCCGGCCACTACGTCCAGTTCCTCTGGCAGCCGGAGTTCCCCTCAAAGATCCGCAAGCTCCTCGGTGCCAACACCAACATCGAAGGCTGGGCTCACTACTGCGAACAGATGATGCTCGACGAGGGCTACCTTCCCACCGGCACCGCTCCCGGCTCACGCGAGGCAAAGCTCATCCGCCTCGGCCAGCTCCAGGACGCGCTCCTCCGTGACGCCCGCTTCGTCGTCTCCATCCGCCTGCACACCGGCGTCGGAGGCCCCTTCACCATCGACCAGGCCGCGCAGTTCTTCGTCACCGAAGGCTACCAGTCCCCCTCCATCGGCATGGTCGAAACCAAGCGCGGCACCTCCGACGCCACCTATCTCTACTACACCCTCGGCAAGCTTGAGATCATGCAACTCCGCGCCGACGTGAAGGCCAAACAAGGCTCCGCCTTCAACCTTCAAAACTTCCATGATGACTTCATGCGCCAGGGCTTCGCTCCCGTCAAGGTCATCCGCAAAGCCATGCTCCACAACGACACACCCGTCTTGTAG